CCCTTTTGAGCGATTACATTTCCAACACAAAGTTTGAAGGTTTTCTTCTGATGTGATCCCCCCCTTAGCAAGGGGCCTGATATGGTCAATCTCAAGTAAAAGGTTTTTCTCGTCCGAAGTCGACAGGTTGCAAATCTTGCAGGTAAAATTGTCCCGGTTCTTAATTTTTTCCCGTAAGCTCGGCGTCATTAGCGCGCGCTGTCCCGCGACGCTATTCCGAAATTTGACCAGTGTGCTCAGGTACGCAATGAATCTATCCAGATTTCCTAGATCGAGTTTTATATCACACCTGGCCGAACTATTGCCTCCCGCGGAAACATACTGGAAGGTATAGACAGGAAAATACAAATCGCTTAAATCAATCTTGTTGAACCCCAGTTCCTTTATTAACCTGTTCCGGCTGAAACAGTATATCGCGAAGGGTACCTCGTTATTAATACTTGATACGATTTCATCCCTCTCATTTTCCAGTAAG
This window of the Massilia sp. R2A-15 genome carries:
- a CDS encoding HNH endonuclease — translated: MLEIFILVALLLVTYQIYAFIYFGSKKFLQTKIGISQHTDNCNELNDHIENLKSTYSYVTSVDYGQSDLRDNSRYNMKRTKWQEVVRSSWVHNCSATVCKNASNQPFKYLCKYFDIKPSEETLSKFEEVINNFSAAEQGKFLLENERDEIVSSINNEVPFAIYCFSRNRLIKELGFNKIDLSDLYFPVYTFQYVSAGGNSSARCDIKLDLGNLDRFIAYLSTLVKFRNSVAGQRALMTPSLREKIKNRDNFTCKICNLSTSDEKNLLLEIDHIRPLAKGGITSEENLQTLCWKCNRSKGAKIIGE